Sequence from the Drosophila subpulchrella strain 33 F10 #4 breed RU33 chromosome 3R, RU_Dsub_v1.1 Primary Assembly, whole genome shotgun sequence genome:
AAAATCATCATCATGAGCAGGAGAAATGGGAGAAAGCAGCCGTGGCTTgtgctatttttaaaccaaccgCTCCAAACACTCGCACACAAACACACGCAGGCGCATAAATAGCACACACACAAATAGACAGGCggcacactcgcacacacactcacgcACTTTCTGCGTGGGCCAGCCGCAATGTTCGCATTAATGTCACTCATACGCACAGTTGCAcatgcaaacaaacaacaacaatgaaCAGCAAcagtaacaacaacaacaacaacaacaacagcaacgaGCAGGCAACATCAACGTCAACTGTTAGTGTTGGTCaacgatttaattaaattcagcCCCATTCCCCAAAGATCCTCAGCTTGGTCTGCTGGCATTTTAAAATAGCCCAAACACCCGTTCATATATCCTggtaacacacacacacacacatatactgGCATACCCACGCAGGATATGCGGtctatatttacttattcacAGCCTGGTCGCCCATATGCGACACATTTCGCGTTGATGTTGCGGTTGCCATTTTAGCTGGCCAAGTCCCCCCCTGGCAGGTCCTTCTAGCACCCATTGattttgtgtgtgtgcttaATCGAAAATGTAATTCATTTCACAAATTTGTtgcacagttttgggcggtggaTTTTTGGAAGTTTGTGGGCCTGACcattgcacacacacacacacattcacATTTTGCGGCTAACACGGAAGCTGAAACGTGTAACTTACACACCGAGAGCTCTCTATAAAGCGCATTGTATTTTGGCCAAGTGAGGTGGAATTCGCATGAGTGTGGGTGGAGTCACCTGCCTAAtagcatttaaaaatattatagttTTCAGGCTAATTTATTACACTCAAATGATACAAATTTACAAACTTTAGTTATTTCCCAGGTCCGAAACTATGTTATCTCACACTTTTCTGTGCAgtcattaatttttaataatttttaaataaggtttattttaataatcaaTTTCTAAGCAATGTTCTTCAACTTTTTTTAAGGTAATAAAATAAACGAAAGTCTGAAAATGTCTTGAATTTTCTAAACACCTTAATACTAATCTAAAATATCTGTAAAAAACAAGatacgcgaattcttcagtcTTGTCATACACATATTTTCTATAATTCTGACCAAAATTTAACATTACTAAAACTTATCTTCATCTTTTGTTTTCCAATGAAATCCCTTAAAATgttatacaaacttttatgaGTAGTGTTCcttattttatattcaatAAAAAGTAGTTCTGAACCGAAATCTCACTTATTCAATTACAAATTCAAACTTTATTTTGACCCAAAGCCTAACTGAGGGAAACCAAATTTTTGGCTCATAACCAAAAGTGGCTATTCTGCATTCTTCTTCGGAAAATtcaactgattttgttgtagTTGATGCTGCTgagctgttgttgttttctaAGTTGCTGTTGTAActgattgttttttttttggcagtaTTTCTATTTTTTGGCATTTGTCAGACTTTTTTTTGCGCGCTATAAGCATTTCTGTATACTGGGTGCTAATCtatttgcattttgcatttaaatatatcattttttggCTGTCTAAGCATTTTGTTTGTGGTTCGAATGTTGTTCGCTGATCTGAGTGTGTGTGGCAGTTGTTGGTTTTTTGTGGTTGTTGTGGGTGCAATTCAAGAGAAGCTTCACTAACTGCAACTGACACTCACCTCAAAAAACTCGGCTTGTTAAATATGGTTTAAATTTTAGTTCTTGTAAGTTATAATTCCATGggttgtattttatttttggtttcttttttatttacagATCCCTTTGAAGCTGGTGCTGTTGTTTTGGAATTCTGTTTTAGGCCGTTGCCTAATTTGTGGTACAAATTGCTGGGCCTGTTAGCCAACCACCccgcacacagacacacacacacacacacacagtggGGCTCAGGTGGCACCAAGGAGCACCACCCACCTagccacccaaccacccaaccacccaccacccacataAAGATTGCGTGGCAGTACAGTAAACAAATCGAGCGCTTTCCTTCTACCTGCTAACCAACAgcaaaatggcaaaaaagaaaacaaaaaataaaacaataatatTAAGTTGCCTccgcttttcttttttgttttttgcgaGGGTGTGTGTGCtagtgggtggttgggtggttttTAGGCCCACCAAGCGAGTGCCTTGGGTTCGGGGTCGTAGGTGGATGGGTGGGTGGTTCAGTGGGCGGTTCGGTGGGCGGCTGAGTGGCTCGGGTGGTTGGCCATATGCAAAAGCGTCCGTTGGGCGCCACAATTTGCGCAGTGTATTGTTAGTCGATTGACTGATTCGAGAGcaaatttgtttgcttttttcGCCTTGGCTGTTGGGTACGCTTTCGCTCAATTGGGCAGGACTTAAAGCGATCTCAAGGTCGTGGTtaccttttattttttttcactttcacTTTACTGCGAATTTTTGCATTTCAATTTTCACACTTTCTGCCTGGTTATtggtttgtgttttttttttggttaactCCCGCTGCTGGCCAATTAGCCTTGGCTGCTGCTCAATGCCAAGTTGCCAATTATTTATGCTTCATGGCCAATTAAGTGCATTTCTTTATGTTTCACTGGCGCGGCTCTCTCTGCACTTTCTCCGCTTTCTCCGCCCGACAGCCACATGTCAGGCCGCCTTCAActcctttattttatttaggtATTTATACAATTTCCGCCCAAGGTTATTTTTAACTCAACATTCACATTTCACAGAGTTTGGCTTTCGTTTTCAGCCCGCTTTGCTTTCGCTTTCACTCACTCGCTTTTCACTCGTATTCCGCTAAGCGGGGATTTTCCGATTTTCCAGCAAACGTATTTTTGCTTATATTACGGATAGTAGAATATTGGTTTCCTcgtgttttttcttttctattttttttttttgccacacACGTGCGAATTTTGCGAGAAGGACCGCTGCGGCTGTTTACTCGCCTTTAAAGTTCATCGAAAACTAATTTCGTTTCGATTTCATAAAAAATCTCAATGGAATTTTCGCTTTACGCTGCCATTCGCTTTCCCTTGCGCCTACTCGCGCGctctctgtctctctctctctcccacTTTCTCTCGCTTTCTCTCGAGAAAGgtttttgttattgttgcctGTGTTGGAGCCTACAACATTTCCAATAACAATGTTACACGGCGTCCATTTTCCCATGGCTTTTCCAGTGACgaactaaaaataaagttaagcGCGTGGCCAACACCGCAGTCGCTGCCTCAGTCGACGCAGCAGCCAGCAGCGATAACATTgacagctgctgctgctgctgccgcccaacgcccaccgcccaccgcccaccaccCACTCTTGAGGACCacccacccaccgcccactttAGGGTCAGCGGGTTTTTCCTGTGCTTGTGTTTGCCACCTTCAAGGCGAATCTCTGGCAAAGTCAACGTGTTTGTCTTTGCCTTCCAGCAAAAGTGGGCGATGGGCGGTGGGTGGGTGGTTGGATTTTCCGCGCGTGCTGGATGCGGAAAAGCTGGGAAAAgccactgccactgccactgcaAGTGCAAGTGCAATCCTAACTGCCAGTAGTAGGCACCATGACGCTGCACAAACCCAAAAACGCAGAGGCACTGAATGAAATGACGTCGCTGCAGGGGAAACCCAAGCTGGGAAAGGGGACTTCCCCCGATTTGCAGGCACCAGGAGGCGGAAAAGCCGAAAGTGGCCAACGTGACGCAGATTGGGATAGTTATTAAAAAGAGTTCAGGAGTTCACAGACGGTAAATTacccgaaataaaaagttaCAGTCAAAGTTCTGGGGCTAAAAATATCATCTAAGTaaccaaaataataataaaatcttATGTGCCTTGACTTATAGAGACTTTGAGCTTTTAGAGCTGAACTGGAAATTATAATATCTGAAATGtgttttagaaaaataaagtACTTTTTAACGTAATTCCTGGAAATTACATTACTAATGCTTTATAAACAAGatctaaaaatgtttaaatttgaatttgaatttgatagAATTTCCTAAAgaaatcaaaatatttgactgaaatttataaaatatatttccaaTAAAGATTAAGATTTGCTGTACATATTTTAAaggtgttttttatatttttttttaatttctacaGAAAAGTTTTCCTTAACCCACGATTGAGGAAACATAAGAGAGTTGGATCTATTATGACCATCAATCTGTTTTAAAAATGCTAAAATATAttggaaaaatgtttttatatattataaaaataaatgctaaaatatattatatattaaatattataaaaatattttactaatATATTTTAGCATTTAGAAACAgcataaaaacaattttataataGATCCAGCTCTTTTGTGTTTCCTCAATCGTGGGTTAAGCCAAACTTTTTGTGGGTTTACGCGCGCTTCACGCCAACATCAGCTGCTCCTCTGCCTCGCCCACCCACTTGACCGCCcgccgcccaccgcccaccgccatAGAAGTGGATGTAAAAACATCGAAGGGGGCTGCCAAAGGGGGGTAAGAAAATACAGCGCATGCGTCTTACTTCACCACGATGGTGTGTGGGAATTTTCCAAGCGAGTTTTCGAACGGGAAATTCCAACGCATGACGTCTGGCGGTGGACTATTGTGAACTAACCAGCAGAGTGGTGGGTTCTCATTGGCACCACTGTGGTGAGTTGCGAGTGCAGTTGCACCGAGAACACGAGCCACATGGCATCCACCCAGTCCACcaaccaccacccaccaccccaCTTTCTCCGCTTCCCGCGAGACTTTCACTTCGGTTTCGATTTCTTTATCACTTTGCTGCATTTCGGCATTTAATTTACGGGATGCAGACATAAGTTTGCCCCACCTGGTTATCGCTGTGGTTGCACGCCAGATCAGGTGGGTGGtgcttttttttatattgagAGGGGGTGGTTGAGTGGTGGGCCTGTTACATTTTGTGCGCCTAATTTTATGCCCCACAAACACACACTCTTTGCGGGGCCAAAGTTGAAatcaataattattatatgcTAGTTTGTTGGGAAATTGAAAATGACAGAAGGAGTTGAGTGGGCGGGGCTTgtcggtgggcggtgggcggtgtaAGTGCAACATGCTTGCCAGAAACTTGCGCGCTAATGTGcagcaataaaaaatttaaatcaccAAGTGCCGCATGTTGCACTGCCACCGAAACAAACACTCGAAGAAAATAAACTACACTTTgtttgcaaaaaaaatttaaaaataggtCTAGTTTAGTTCCAGATCTCTAAAAATATGAATCCATTTATAAGATGCTGTTCACCAGTATATCCAAATCAGAAAGTGAAGAgatttaaactatttttaaaccaaactgtaatttattttaatataaaaagcCCTTTAACCTTTTTATAAGCCTGAagtttttatgaattttaaaggctctttaaattatatagaaatttcatttaataggCTATGATTGATGACTTTGATGGCTATTTCTCTGAGTGCATGCCAAACTGTCGCCTGTCGTGGGGGTGGAAAAAAGAGGGGTGTGGGGGTTGGGCTTAAGGGTGGCAGAACTGCAGCAAGTGCCAACAAGAAACTTTCTAATTAGGATAATAAATTTGCCAGCATCGCACTTGACAACGTGGCCCGGCATCTCTCAAAACATGAAGAGCAGAAGAAGGAACAGCCTTCGAGGAAAGCCGCCCCCTTTGACACaaaacccccccccccctcccccctcctAAGGAAATCCCACCCCCTTTCGGAAGGAAACGGCCACCAAGCAGAGCGACATCATCAGCTGCAAGTGCAGCTGCTTGGCCAACTTCTTGATGTTTTGTGGTGGCTGCCAAAAAGGAAAAGCTGCTGCTCGGCCTGCCTTTTTCCTCCATTTTCACTGCCTTTCCCTGTTGGAAAATGTGTTTTCGGGTCAGCTGTGTGCAACCTTCCTGCCTTTCACTGGCATATAATTTATGCTGATTGCATTTAACGGCCATCGCGAAGCCGAGTGAAAGTGTGCAGCGTCCAAGAGTGGCTCTTCTGGCCTCTCTCTCtgtaaacaatttatttttattttcgccgCTTCCGCGGCACCTTCTTGTGCGCTTTTACCGttcaccacccaccacccccaCGCTTTTCCGCCACCCTTTTCAGATTTTCCCTTGCATTCGCCGAGAGTCAAGTGCCCCCGAGATAAGCGCATCGAAATGTTTCCGCTACAAAACATTCCTCGCCATTCGCCTTTCGCTTTTTGCCCCAGCTTTTCCTCGCTTTTCCTCGCTTTTCCCCCGCAATTTTCCCCGTGTGTGAGTGTGTCTGTGTGAGCTCTCTATTTTTATAGCCCCCGGCATGCAAGTTGCGTTTCTCCTTTTGCGGGTAGAAAGTGTTTGGCGAAAACTTTTCCCGTTTAACAGCTTAAACTTTCATTCCTATGCTAAGCGCAAATTTAGGGGTTTCCTTATCCAGCTTAAATCGAACTTAAGGCCTTAAATTTAGCTTAAAGTTAGCTTACAGATGGTTTTTTAATAGACATCGAAAGAAAGaaacatatatataaagtatatacaccGATAAACGAAACACAGAAATATGAGGCAAAACAGAGGTTAAAAGACTTTTGAGTTGGTTTTCGGAAAGAACATCAAATATTGGATTTCAAAAAACGAATCAAAGAAAAAGACAACGCACCAATGTGAGACAAGAGAGTGCTACGTTTTCGAAagatttgctttttttttttcttataaagGATATAGGATTTTGGTAGAGCGAGCGAGCCAAAGAAAAGTTTACACAGAGAGATAGATAGTGAATTACAGAGAGGAACATTTAAAATGGATTTTGGGATATTTTTGGGGGGCATTGCCTTGCGGGATATTTAGAGATATGGAAGCGATAGATATCAAGGGATATATAGAGTCGGGGATCTCAGAGATAGAGCAGAGATAGAGAGCAGGGGGAGGTGGGAGGGGGGGTGGATGCGAATTGGACAAAACGTCTCAACTCACCGTCATAGTCCGAGCCGGCGGTCACCGTGGCCACGCCCCCCGAACCGGCCGCCTGCGCCTGCGCGGCCAGCAGCTGCTGCTGGAACTCCTCCTCCGAGCTGCTGAAGGACCTCTGCTGCTGCGAGGCGTACTGCGATCCTGCCAGGGCgcgccgctgctgctgctgctgttgctgctggctgTAGGCACTGGAGTCCATCGCATGACCCCCGCTGATGGTCAGGTTGCGGGTCAAAGGTGGCGGCTTCTGGTAGCCACCCATCTGCGCCGCCTGCTGGccatgctgctgctgcatcgtctgatgttgctgatgttgctggtgttgctgatgttgctgatgctgctggtgttgctgctgctgtggatGGGGATGCTGATGCGGATGTTGCTGCGGCTGCTGGTGTATCTGCGCCTGGTAggattgctgctgctgctgatgctgctgcctGGCTGCaaattgctgctgctgctgcggatgTTGCTGCGGTGATTGGCGATGCTGCTGCGGCATTaggtgttgttgctgctgctggtgctgcgtgtgcgactgcgactgcggcGGATGTTGCGGCTGCACCTGGCTGGGATGCGCCAGGTGCGGATGCTGCCTCATTAGGCCGTCCAGTTCACcctgcaaaatatttaaacatgtATAAGTGTTAGTCATCAACGaagtaatatttattttacggGGCTAGCCCTCaatgaaaaaatgtatctttacAAATTAACGTCTAATagaaacaattaaattaaattataaacatttattgAGAGCCGTAGATAATAGTTAGCCCCTGCATTTAATGTTAAAGTAAAATGTATCATATTTTGGAATTTCTATCtctttaaattcatttttatttttaggtgattaaaaaataaatatacacacTTTCACTTATTGGCAACTAAAAGATACAATCATAAAGGTTTTATTAAGCTTTTTTTGTAGTTATTTTATAAAAGGTATACTTTTGTTTAGCTCATAAGTGTCAAATTAAGTAACACttaaatttgtaaataaacAGTTTCACACTTCCTATAAAATACAACAAACCCATCCCAATTCGTTATtaaacatttctttttttagttgttaaattttttttatgcttttctctaagaaatattaaagttttagaaATTTAGAGTTAACGCCTAATTTATTTAGCATCCTAATATgaatatgatattattattatatacaaGTTATTTTTTTCAAGAGCAGATTACTTTTCTAATGTATGTTCTAAATTGCCTTAAACAGGGGTGTTCTTTTTGGCTTAATCATTACATATTTGGTACTCTGCTTACCTGATAGTATCGCGGGTCGTCGTCGGGATAGGCGCCACCCGacctctgctgctgctgctgccctCCGTATCCCTGCTGCGCCTGCTGCGGATTCATGGGCTGCATCCTGGAgcgctgctgttgctgctgctggtggtggtgctgcatCTGCTGGCCGGGACTCATCATGGGGTCCATCCCGCTGTCGGAGGCCGAGAGGCGGCGGTTGGTGGGCTGCTCCTGCTGCGAGTACTGGCGCCTCAGCATGCTGCCCGCCCGCTGCATCGGCAGGTTCTCCTTCTCGGCGGCACTGCGCGTCCGCTCCAGCTTGGGCCGCTTGTCCGTGGTGTCGTGCGGATCCACGATGGGATGCTGCGATATGTCCTGTCGTATAAACCATAAACACCCTGATTGTCCCATCTTCAGCATCTACTCACGCTGCTCCCATCCGGCTCGATGCGTCGGATGAAACCATCTTGCTGGGCCGCCGTCTTGTTGATCCACTGGCCAGTCTTCGACAGCAGCTCCTGCTTCTTGCGGCACAGGATGCACACCCAAATAACCTGAAAGGGTAAggagatatataatttaagaTGCAGGTTTTAAAATGGAAGACAGACAGCATTGCTTGAGGATTGGGATTTCAAGTTGTGGTATGCAAGTATAAGTTGGtttatatttgatttatatatatatttggttAATATTTGGTTTATAAAAGAAAGACAGAACATTTACCATCCTTTTTTGCTCTTAaggaacattttaaaatttttaatttactgaATAAACGACACCTTTTGTCTTAATACTAAAATCTCCAGTAACTTCTAAAATTCTGGGCGAAAACTGTTTCTAGTTCTCAAATAACTCAGCGATAAAATGTagatcaaattaataaaacctTTACACTCAAAAATGGTTTGATTTATATTTTAGATATTTTGAGTaaagagttttttttttaaattaagaaaatctttaaataaatgattttaagaagcagacaattttttaaattacataaaaaatCTTCACTGACTCCAGATCCTTTTCTCATCCGCTTAGGCTTCCACTCAACCCTTCCCTTCAATGTATGTACAAAAAGATTGAAGCCAATCTAGTCTACACAGGTGCTTCAATCAAtcgaacacacacacaccgaaGGTTCCGGGACACACCGGGGAATTTACACGATAGCCAGCGACACGCTTTCAAATTGGCAACCAGGCTTTTGCCATGGACGAGTCACTAAATCTGAGTGTTAGAGGGATACAGCATCCACAGGATGAATCCGAGGAGGTCCAGGATGAGAtggagcaggaggaggaggcggaggaggaggtagaagaggaggaggaggtggttGAGGAGCTGGAGGAGAAGGACATGGAGGAcatggaggaggaggaggaggaggagatggaggaggagatggaggaggaggaggatatGGATGATATCTACCTCGAGAATGCGGTCGAGTTTGAGGATGGTACCCGGCTCCTCTACTACTTCGAAAGAATTGTCCGCTTTCTGAGGGGTTATATCTTTATGACCACCTTTGTCGAGCAGAATCCGCCTGAATATTTTTCGGGTTTCAGTAATATGCACATTGTGCATCAGATCAAGAACGATCGAAAGGTGAAGCGGTACCGCTTTTACCACCTGACGTTCCACTTCCGCGCCTCCAGATTCGCCACATTATCCTGAGGAAGGGACACCTTGCGACGGTGCAATCGTGTCACAGCCAAATTGAAATTCCATTTGGCATTTGTTCGGAGTTGTTGGCCCATCTCGTTTCATTTTGCGCCCTGGCATTCACTTCTTAGCCCCCTTTTTTccctcccaaaaaaaaaacccacgTCTCTGCCCTTTTCTGGCgctctctgtgtgtgtgtatgtgtgtgacATTTTGGCAGCAGTTCAACGGAAAAACGTTTGGCAGCAGGGCCAGAAAATGATAAGCCTGGGcagcgcaaaaaaaaaaagaagagggGCAAACAACCAAGGAAACGGTTCACtgagttaaataaaaattgaaaaaagtGTAATTGAAATGCAATGCACTGGGAGGGGGAAGCAGTGGATTCAAAAGAAAGAATTCGGAGGGACTTTCTTCAATGCCAGCAGAAGATATCCTGCCATCAAGGTTACTGGTTAAGGTAACCCGAAATAGGACACAGTGGCATGGAGTATATATTGTACAGAAGACAATAAGATTATTTAAAGCAAGAAGCGGTTGAGGAATAAATTAATTCAactatttttaagttttaagaGGACTTTGGAATAATGTATTAGAAGGGTGTATGATTTCTTAAgctttcaaaaaataaataaaatatttaaactggGTATAGATTAAagcaaatattttgaaaaatatataaatgtaacaCAAATggaatttaatatttcagtaAAAGGAGTCCCATTTCTTAAGTAGCCTTGACTTCAACAAGATAACCCCTACTGCAATTATAAATCTTTTCCTAACAAGCCAATTTATTGTGCATGATTTGGTACATCTCCGATGCCCAGAAAGATGTTACACATAGTTATAATCTATTTCTGGCCCCCCAAGGGGTTCCGTCATCTCATATCCTTGACCAGAGGCATCGCTTGAAACTGGGAATTATTTCTAAATTATGAGTGTGAAATTGAGAGGCGTTGGGTTTGGGGAAGAGGAGATATGGAGGCCAGGCTCTTGGGATAGGGATCCGTACCACCCACTACCCACTCGCCAATTATccgcgatggcgatggcggaCTGAAAGGCGACAAAGGGCATTTATTCATGCGCTCCACGCGTCACTGGGGACAGTTGGCAACAAGCGGCGATGGCCTATGGCAATAGCCCTGTCGATGTGGCAATGGGGCGTATGAGTGATGGCTGCTTAGTCAAGCGGCAGCCGGGTCGCCAGTAATATTGGCACCAGCGTTGTCCTATTTGTCAATAAGCGGAAAATGAGCTCGACACCCTTAAGCAAAAAGAAAACTAGACTATTTTTCCGCTGTCACGCGCGTTAAACCCAATAGAAGAGGAGGGAATCCTGGTTGGCTGTCAGGTGAATGGAATGGGCTGCAGGCTAACTCACCTTGTTGCTGCGGAGCGTCACCTTACCGCCGCACCGGGCGCAGCAGCGAATGTTGCAGTAGTGGCAAATGTGGCCCACTCCGTCGGCGAATTTGGTCTTAAGGCATATGTGACAGGTGGCATCCAGCTCGACGCCAGCCTTCTTCTGCTGCTCGGAGCGCTGTCTGATTTGCATCTCCAGCGTGACCACCTCGTCCTGTTTCCGCCTGCAGGGGATCAAGATGTGAAATCAGCATTAAATGGGAGTTTCACAGAGTAAATTTCGgatttaagaatatatatttaggGTAGGGATACTCTATGTAATTAACACGAGACTACATTAAGATTAAAGAACAttgcaaaatgtataatgtgtCTTTTGATGGCTAATTTGGATCTTGCAATGAAAACCATCATCCTTGATTATTTTTACTGAATAATTATTGTTCATACTACATTTTTCTAAATTAACTCATGTCCTTAAATGCTTTACATgcataatatatattttaattttcctttcGTAATTATCATTATGCTATGAGCTTTTTATTATTGTATGCTTTGTTATCGGATATGCTGAGATCGATAAATTACATTAAGGTGTTGCTAACTTGTTGGCCTACTGTTTAAAATAAGGAAGCATGCAAGAAATCTtgtcaaaatatatttaagtttGAAATTCTTAAGGACTGCATGTTAGGGATGTAATTATCTATATATCGATACTGTATCGACATTTTATGCAAAGGTAAATACATAAATCGATATTTTAACTATACGATAAATCAATATTCAGTTTGATCGGTTCGATTTCCACAACATTTTTCGATATTTCTAATTTAGATACATCACACTTTACGTTATTTTCGATACGATACGATTAAATGTGGTTTTTGTCGATAAATCATATCCTCTCGGTACAAATCTTTACTGCAAGGTTTAATATAACCAAATAATACCATCCCCCCAACtcaccgcatgatctcgttctgcttctcctcctcctgcttCTGCCGCATGAGGACATTCTCGATCTGCATCCGCTCGTGGGGCGTGAGGTGCGACAGGTCGGGCATTTCGTCCATGGCTCCGGTCTGTGGATGTCCTTCAGAGGAATTGTGGTTCTGATCGGAGTTCGTTGACGTGTTTCGGTACTTGACTAGCGTTAGCTGCTCTACTTAGGCGCAGTGTAATAAACTTTGGTTGGTAATATTTATAGAAATTGTTTGGTTTACGTTTACGTTTTCGATTGAATTTAAAGCTTTTCCTTGGGGATTTGATAAACTTCTCTCTTGTTTTGGTTGCTTGGAATGCAGTTTAgcaatatttataaatactttgttttattaaatattattattattattatttggatTACTAAACCATTTCTGATAGAAAATCACAGAgcaaatttcaaatattttttatgcttttcttttgttatttgTAATGAACTTTTgttaaatttgttttgtaGACTTTTGGAAATTCGTTGAAAATTGTTCACAATGCACTCGTCGTCCTTTGTGTCCGTGTGTTGAATGTTTTATGTGTTTTATGCGCTCTGTATGCTGGTATTTGTGTTGCGGTCTGTTTGTGTGTGCGTGCCCTCTGACCCCTTTTCACTGGCGACTTTCTTAGTGAGCCccgttttttgttgttttgtgaGTGTTGTTCCTCTTCCTTCTTTGTTTAGACCTCTGTACTTCTTTGGCTGAATGCAAATTTGAGTGGAAAATTCGTTTCTggtttttgtttcatttttccaCCGCTCTATATCGTTGCCGGGCCTTTGTTGTTGTCTctaattgctgttgttgctgcagcGGCTTTTGCCCAGTTGGTGGCGTcccttgttgctgttgttgcccaGTGCGTTTCGGTGCCATTTTTGCGTT
This genomic interval carries:
- the LOC119558107 gene encoding uncharacterized protein LOC119558107, translated to MEDMEEEEEEEMEEEMEEEEDMDDIYLENAVEFEDGTRLLYYFERIVRFLRGYIFMTTFVEQNPPEYFSGFSNMHIVHQIKNDRKVKRYRFYHLTFHFRASRFATLS